One window of the Chryseotalea sp. WA131a genome contains the following:
- a CDS encoding DUF2723 domain-containing protein, protein MKFQKVNNITGWVMFAVALITYWLTMEETASYWDCGEFIAVSYKLQVPHPPGAPFFLLLGRMFSFLAFGDLTKVAYWINFMSVLASAFTILFLFWTIVLFGRKMIGSPTDKDLTDNQIWMLMGAGAVGALAYTFSDSFWFSAVEAEVYAMSSFFTAFVVWGVLKWDVIEDESKANRWLLLVAYMMGLSIGVHMLNLVTVPALGLIYYFKKFKPSFWGIVAALLISVAIVLFINDFIVPGLPSIAGVFELSFVNTFGMFFGSGAMIFTILLIGAMAFGIYYTQKKNYPVWNTFLLGTTFILIGYSSYSTILIRSDYDTLINENAPKDVMSFVRYLKREQYGSRPLLYGPYFTAQLVDIKQKEPVYTKGKDKYEITDRKVEYVYDPTQQTILPRMWNADNKDSYESIMGLQEGQKPTFGQNLAYMFSHQIGWMYGRYFMWNFVGRESDEQGADWLGPRSWFKNVPEQLAENQGRNNFFMIPFLLGLLGMFFQLNKDTKNFSVIALLFVMLGVAIVVYLNSPPTEPRERDYIYAGSYYAFAMWIGLAVIGLTEIFQGILKKGKGAVIAATLIGLTAPALMAKDGWDDHNRSDRFFSVDSATNYLDSCAPNGIIFTGGDNDTFPLWYAQETEGFRTDLRVVVLSYYQTDWYIDQTMRKAYKSEPFKYTLSLKQYQQGGPNDVLRYVDVKIPSIDANAIHRVVVKRL, encoded by the coding sequence ATGAAGTTTCAAAAAGTTAACAACATCACGGGCTGGGTCATGTTTGCGGTGGCCCTGATCACCTATTGGCTTACCATGGAAGAAACCGCCAGCTATTGGGATTGCGGTGAGTTTATAGCGGTATCCTACAAATTGCAGGTGCCGCACCCCCCTGGTGCCCCCTTCTTTTTATTGCTGGGCAGAATGTTTTCCTTTTTGGCCTTTGGCGATTTAACCAAAGTAGCCTATTGGATCAACTTTATGAGTGTATTGGCCAGTGCCTTTACTATTCTATTCTTATTTTGGACTATCGTATTGTTCGGCCGTAAAATGATTGGCAGCCCTACTGATAAAGACTTAACTGACAACCAAATTTGGATGTTGATGGGTGCCGGTGCCGTGGGTGCTTTGGCTTACACATTTTCAGATTCGTTTTGGTTCTCTGCTGTAGAAGCCGAGGTGTATGCCATGTCCTCGTTCTTCACTGCGTTTGTGGTATGGGGCGTGTTGAAGTGGGATGTGATTGAAGATGAAAGCAAAGCCAACCGCTGGTTGTTATTAGTAGCCTACATGATGGGGCTCTCCATTGGGGTGCACATGCTCAACTTGGTGACAGTGCCTGCGTTGGGTTTGATTTATTATTTCAAAAAATTCAAACCGAGTTTTTGGGGCATTGTGGCAGCCCTCCTGATCAGCGTAGCCATTGTGTTGTTCATCAACGATTTCATTGTTCCGGGTTTACCTTCTATTGCAGGAGTTTTTGAACTTTCTTTTGTCAATACGTTTGGAATGTTCTTTGGCTCAGGCGCGATGATCTTTACCATATTATTGATCGGGGCTATGGCCTTCGGAATTTACTACACGCAGAAAAAAAATTATCCTGTCTGGAATACCTTTTTATTGGGCACCACTTTTATTTTGATCGGCTACAGTTCGTATTCTACCATTTTGATCCGTTCCGATTACGATACGCTCATCAACGAAAACGCACCCAAAGATGTGATGAGTTTTGTGCGTTACCTAAAACGCGAGCAATACGGCAGTCGCCCGTTGTTATATGGCCCTTACTTCACTGCTCAATTGGTGGACATCAAACAAAAAGAACCGGTTTACACCAAAGGAAAAGACAAATACGAAATCACCGACCGCAAGGTGGAGTATGTGTACGACCCAACACAACAAACCATTCTCCCGCGCATGTGGAATGCCGATAACAAAGATTCATACGAAAGTATCATGGGTTTGCAAGAAGGGCAGAAGCCAACCTTTGGCCAGAACTTGGCGTACATGTTTAGTCATCAAATCGGCTGGATGTATGGCCGCTATTTTATGTGGAATTTTGTAGGCCGCGAAAGCGATGAACAAGGTGCCGATTGGTTGGGGCCACGCTCATGGTTCAAAAACGTACCCGAACAGTTAGCAGAAAACCAAGGCCGAAATAATTTCTTTATGATCCCTTTTCTGTTGGGATTGCTGGGCATGTTCTTCCAACTTAACAAGGACACCAAAAACTTTTCGGTGATAGCGCTTTTGTTTGTGATGTTAGGTGTGGCGATTGTGGTGTACTTAAATTCACCCCCCACCGAGCCACGCGAGCGAGATTATATTTATGCAGGTTCTTACTATGCTTTCGCGATGTGGATTGGTCTCGCAGTAATCGGGTTAACAGAAATCTTCCAAGGAATACTTAAAAAAGGAAAAGGCGCTGTAATTGCTGCTACTTTGATTGGTTTAACAGCACCCGCCTTGATGGCGAAAGATGGGTGGGATGATCACAATCGTTCCGATCGATTCTTCTCGGTTGATTCAGCTACCAATTATTTAGATTCATGCGCCCCTAATGGAATTATTTTTACCGGTGGCGATAACGATACCTTCCCCTTGTGGTATGCGCAAGAAACAGAAGGGTTCCGTACTGATTTGCGCGTAGTCGTTTTGAGTTATTACCAAACAGATTGGTACATCGATCAAACCATGCGAAAGGCATATAAATCAGAGCCGTTCAAATACACACTTTCCTTAAAGCAATATCAGCAAGGTGGTCCCAATGATGTGCTCCGTTATGTTGATGTTAAAATACCAAGTATTGATGCCAACGCAATACATCGAGTTGTTGTCAAAAGACTATAA
- a CDS encoding ATP-binding protein has protein sequence MLLQTQIAEVADTQSENFLRKNLGWERELLHNLEVLNNFALIVTGVRRCGKSTLLFQLLSEKFDRAFYLNFEDSRLAGFENDDFKRLNIEITKRKPQVLFFDEIQMLKNWELFVRQKLDEGYKVAITGSNATLLSTELGTKLTGRHLSVELFPFSYTEFLGLKKLKNTDKSVIEYLKRGGFPEYLKTGNGFVLNQLLEDILYRDIAIRYGVRDVKSLKQLTVYLLSNIGKPVSATNLKTLFGIKSVSALLDYFYYLESAYLVQFLPMFSYSLKKQIRNPKKVYAIDLGLFTENSIVFSDENGRRLENTVYLHLRRKYKELYYFQEKKECDFVVFEKGKPKELIQACYELTPENVERETNGLYTAMEHFKMTTGKIVTLNLKDSFTKAGKKIEVVALKEFLSQS, from the coding sequence ATGCTGTTACAAACTCAAATAGCCGAAGTGGCCGATACGCAATCTGAAAATTTTTTACGTAAAAATTTAGGTTGGGAGCGTGAGCTGTTGCACAACTTAGAAGTGCTCAACAATTTTGCCTTGATCGTGACGGGCGTACGGAGATGTGGTAAAAGTACCTTGTTGTTCCAACTATTAAGCGAAAAGTTTGATAGGGCTTTTTACCTGAATTTTGAAGATTCGCGTTTGGCGGGGTTTGAGAACGATGATTTTAAGCGGTTAAACATTGAAATCACCAAACGAAAACCACAGGTGCTTTTTTTTGATGAAATACAAATGCTGAAAAACTGGGAGCTGTTTGTTCGACAGAAACTTGATGAAGGCTACAAAGTTGCCATCACCGGATCGAACGCCACCCTGTTGAGTACAGAATTGGGTACTAAACTTACTGGCCGACATCTTTCGGTCGAGTTGTTTCCTTTTTCGTATACGGAATTTCTCGGGTTAAAGAAGCTAAAGAACACTGACAAATCGGTAATTGAATATTTAAAGAGAGGCGGGTTTCCAGAATATCTAAAAACAGGCAATGGCTTTGTGCTCAATCAGCTTTTAGAAGATATACTCTATCGCGATATAGCCATTCGCTATGGCGTGCGAGATGTAAAGTCATTGAAACAATTGACCGTTTATCTATTGTCTAACATCGGCAAGCCTGTTTCGGCTACCAATCTCAAAACATTGTTTGGCATTAAATCGGTAAGTGCTTTGCTCGATTACTTTTACTATTTAGAAAGTGCCTACCTCGTGCAATTTTTGCCGATGTTCAGCTATTCGTTGAAAAAGCAAATCAGAAATCCTAAAAAAGTGTACGCCATCGATTTGGGTTTGTTCACCGAAAATTCAATAGTGTTCTCAGATGAAAATGGGCGAAGGCTAGAAAACACCGTTTACCTTCATCTGCGCAGAAAGTACAAAGAGTTGTATTATTTTCAAGAAAAAAAGGAATGTGATTTTGTGGTTTTTGAAAAGGGTAAACCGAAAGAATTGATACAGGCTTGCTATGAGTTAACCCCTGAAAATGTGGAAAGGGAAACCAATGGTTTATATACAGCGATGGAGCATTTTAAAATGACTACAGGAAAAATAGTTACCCTTAATTTAAAAGATAGCTTTACCAAAGCAGGAAAAAAAATAGAAGTTGTTGCATTAAAGGAATTTTTGAGTCAATCCTGA
- a CDS encoding transglutaminase domain-containing protein, whose translation MSNYLKETPILNYANSSIQSLVKSKNWLALDTTERVKSIYNYVRDDIKFGYNLSDDITATQVLKDGYGQCNTKATLLMALLRATGIPNRIHGFTIDKALQKGAVTGIWYKLSPKNIVHSWVEIYVNENWYFLEGVILDKEYLTKLQEKNKDCKTTFCGYGAYTDNFANPPIEWNLNSTYIQDKGINQDFGLFDTPEEFYAKHQQQLGVFKKFIFRNIVRHKMNRNVERIRNGR comes from the coding sequence ATGAGCAATTATTTAAAGGAAACTCCAATATTAAACTATGCCAACAGTTCAATTCAGTCTTTGGTTAAAAGTAAAAATTGGTTAGCATTGGACACGACTGAGCGAGTAAAGTCAATTTACAACTATGTAAGAGATGACATCAAATTTGGCTATAACTTATCTGACGATATAACAGCAACACAAGTCTTAAAAGACGGTTATGGGCAATGCAATACAAAAGCAACTTTGCTAATGGCACTTTTACGAGCTACTGGAATACCCAACAGAATTCACGGTTTCACTATTGACAAAGCATTGCAAAAAGGTGCGGTTACTGGAATTTGGTATAAACTTTCGCCAAAAAATATCGTGCATAGTTGGGTTGAAATTTATGTAAACGAAAATTGGTACTTTCTTGAAGGTGTTATTCTTGACAAAGAATATTTAACCAAATTGCAAGAAAAGAATAAAGATTGTAAAACAACTTTTTGTGGATATGGTGCCTATACAGACAATTTTGCAAATCCTCCAATTGAATGGAATTTGAACAGTACTTATATTCAAGATAAGGGCATAAATCAAGACTTTGGACTATTCGACACACCAGAGGAATTTTATGCTAAGCACCAGCAGCAACTAGGAGTATTTAAAAAATTTATTTTTCGTAATATTGTAAGACACAAAATGAATAGAAACGTTGAACGAATAAGAAACGGTAGGTAA
- a CDS encoding helix-turn-helix transcriptional regulator has product MFHFDKNFGLFVGQLTENKFHKHYALQISVASKSNFTLSVKNHSDNIGKAFFLNLKVEHKLICNTNQLTILINPLSAIGHQLYLKYGKSSHSTLNDYLSDELIDVLNKIERREITFENLCILTSQILTKYKCNCELDNHLQDDRIIKAFEFIGNNFEKVLSLEEVADYCSLSSTRFLHLFKEKTNLNFRRYQLWNKLVKSLPYLTKNSIADTAYTFGFSDSSHYTRTFIETFGVTPKFFLHRE; this is encoded by the coding sequence ATGTTTCACTTTGACAAAAACTTCGGGCTATTTGTTGGACAATTGACTGAAAATAAATTTCACAAACATTACGCTTTGCAAATAAGTGTTGCGTCAAAATCAAATTTTACACTTTCTGTAAAAAATCACTCAGACAATATTGGTAAAGCCTTTTTCCTAAACTTAAAAGTTGAACATAAATTAATCTGTAACACTAACCAGTTAACCATTCTCATAAATCCATTAAGTGCAATTGGACACCAATTATACTTAAAATATGGAAAATCAAGTCATTCAACTCTAAACGACTATTTATCAGATGAACTGATTGACGTTCTTAATAAAATTGAGAGACGAGAAATAACATTTGAAAACCTATGTATTTTAACTTCACAAATTCTGACGAAATATAAATGCAATTGTGAATTGGATAATCATTTGCAAGACGACAGAATTATCAAGGCTTTTGAGTTTATAGGCAACAATTTTGAAAAAGTATTGAGTTTAGAAGAAGTTGCAGATTATTGCAGTTTATCTTCAACTCGTTTTTTGCACTTGTTCAAAGAGAAAACAAATCTAAATTTTAGAAGGTATCAACTATGGAACAAGTTAGTAAAGTCATTACCATACCTAACAAAAAACTCAATCGCTGATACGGCATACACATTTGGCTTTTCTGACAGTTCGCACTATACACGAACCTTTATAGAAACATTTGGAGTAACACCGAAATTTTTTCTGCATCGAGAATAG
- a CDS encoding DUF5034 domain-containing protein → MKLNKIVTVWMIPVLAQIVVACCDCIDPVLKNYSNLSMTVDNLDNGGEKPIVTNSATVPKNAYGIKVNFHREIVACNKKTSPTFFQSAYAFSCDCPPPLEIMAKDSIVTFKVFSVYDFDSNHPAYSDISEFFKIFNYNSYSTINDYLNSKKNIGYYYGNSAWTLYDESELEFEMTLLLMTTPKINMNNKFRVQITLSDGRIFEQETTEIDFI, encoded by the coding sequence ATGAAACTAAATAAAATAGTGACTGTATGGATGATACCGGTGTTAGCACAGATTGTTGTCGCCTGTTGTGATTGTATTGACCCCGTTTTGAAGAATTATTCAAACCTCTCTATGACAGTTGACAACCTAGACAATGGCGGAGAAAAACCAATTGTTACAAATTCAGCGACAGTGCCTAAAAATGCTTATGGTATAAAGGTCAATTTTCACCGAGAAATTGTTGCCTGCAACAAAAAAACATCACCGACATTTTTTCAATCAGCTTACGCATTTAGTTGTGACTGCCCACCGCCATTAGAAATTATGGCCAAAGATAGTATAGTTACTTTTAAAGTATTTTCGGTTTACGACTTTGATTCAAATCACCCAGCATACTCCGACATATCCGAGTTCTTCAAGATTTTCAATTACAACTCATATAGTACAATCAATGACTATCTGAATTCCAAAAAGAATATTGGATATTATTATGGAAATTCAGCTTGGACTTTATATGACGAAAGCGAATTAGAATTTGAAATGACATTACTACTGATGACCACACCAAAAATAAACATGAACAATAAATTCAGGGTTCAAATCACATTATCAGATGGAAGAATTTTTGAACAAGAGACAACAGAAATTGATTTTATTTAA
- a CDS encoding DUF4932 domain-containing protein — MNKLLFITLTLLTLNCYSQDNIKIEMTESYELSNIILALTQYGRTDKWDVQKIPPYYDEVLKYFEPVKNHPLLDSVNYSRPKWEKFLGFRTDMYAFSFDQNGKLKRDYPFNSFGPIEVDKNIDLINDFVLKSNYRQFYKSHKEFYDKIVSNYKEYYFVTKSKQFLDKVAEKPISESKKRYVVAVSPLVGGQNCHRDTDSSTTVDFPNISKDLILGNLETDYNTRIVENHSLFTEMDHGYINPISDKYEKLITSNFNLTNWDKESGYPGINSFNEYMTWAVYDLFIKENFPKVADSIALQWQYQNASRGFIAQNLFAKKVSELYFKQKRNRRIENVYKPLLNWCKKVENKIIQPTLLNIDTKNFVKADISNLVIEFSEEMNTQNPFQIQIVEFKSGNQTGKEKLIEVKNAVWTNNGKKLTLKFDTDFEEFAIIFNWWGMDKPLLSENGILLKPQSYILAKK, encoded by the coding sequence ATGAATAAATTACTCTTTATTACTTTGACACTTTTAACTCTAAATTGTTATTCCCAAGACAACATTAAAATAGAGATGACAGAGAGTTATGAATTGTCTAATATTATTTTAGCATTAACTCAATATGGAAGAACAGACAAATGGGACGTACAGAAAATACCACCATATTATGATGAGGTTTTAAAATATTTTGAGCCAGTAAAAAATCACCCACTTTTAGACAGTGTTAATTATTCACGACCTAAATGGGAGAAATTTCTTGGTTTCAGAACAGATATGTATGCTTTTTCATTCGACCAAAATGGAAAATTAAAAAGAGATTATCCATTTAATTCTTTCGGACCTATTGAAGTGGACAAAAACATTGACTTGATTAACGACTTTGTATTAAAATCAAACTATAGACAATTTTATAAAAGCCACAAAGAATTTTATGACAAAATTGTTTCCAATTACAAGGAGTATTATTTTGTGACCAAGTCAAAACAGTTTCTTGATAAAGTTGCAGAAAAGCCCATTAGTGAAAGTAAAAAAAGATATGTAGTTGCAGTTTCTCCATTAGTTGGTGGACAAAATTGCCATAGAGATACCGATAGCTCTACTACGGTTGATTTTCCAAATATTAGCAAGGACTTGATTTTAGGTAATTTGGAAACAGACTATAATACGAGAATAGTTGAAAATCATTCCCTTTTTACTGAAATGGACCACGGTTATATAAATCCAATTTCCGACAAATATGAAAAACTAATTACTTCAAATTTTAATCTTACTAATTGGGACAAAGAATCAGGTTATCCAGGAATTAATAGTTTTAATGAATATATGACTTGGGCTGTTTACGACTTATTTATAAAAGAGAATTTTCCAAAAGTTGCAGACTCAATTGCTTTACAATGGCAATATCAAAATGCTTCTCGTGGTTTTATTGCACAAAACTTATTTGCAAAAAAGGTATCGGAACTTTACTTTAAACAAAAAAGGAATAGACGAATTGAAAATGTTTATAAACCATTATTAAATTGGTGCAAGAAAGTAGAAAACAAAATAATTCAGCCAACATTATTAAATATTGACACAAAGAATTTTGTAAAGGCAGATATTTCAAATTTAGTAATTGAGTTTTCCGAAGAAATGAATACCCAAAATCCATTTCAAATTCAAATCGTTGAATTTAAAAGTGGTAATCAAACAGGAAAAGAGAAATTAATTGAAGTTAAAAATGCTGTTTGGACAAATAATGGTAAAAAATTGACTTTGAAATTTGACACAGATTTTGAGGAATTCGCAATAATTTTCAATTGGTGGGGAATGGACAAACCTCTATTATCAGAAAACGGAATATTGCTAAAACCTCAAAGTTATATATTAGCGAAAAAATAA
- a CDS encoding response regulator transcription factor has protein sequence MSLALNVLIIEDEAPAAEKLERYLLKYNPEIKILTRLDSVSTAVTWLEDHQAEVDLIFMDVQLTDGKSFEIFKQVKVVKPVIFITAYNEYALDAFKVSSIDYLLKPITLTDLTTSLQKLESLSEQLRWSESKSNQVVEVMAGKERSIKTRFMVKLGDHIRSVTTDQISLFYADGRDVYLITNQLKKFIIDYTLENLEEVLDTKMFYRLNRSYIININSIQDVVVYSNSRLKITPTIKWEQEIIVSREKVSEFKEWFDGDHG, from the coding sequence ATGAGCCTAGCACTAAACGTTTTGATTATTGAAGACGAGGCACCGGCTGCAGAAAAGCTGGAACGGTATCTTTTGAAATACAATCCTGAAATAAAAATTCTCACTCGCTTAGATTCCGTGAGCACGGCCGTTACGTGGCTGGAAGACCATCAAGCTGAAGTGGATTTGATTTTTATGGATGTGCAACTGACCGATGGGAAGAGCTTTGAAATTTTTAAACAAGTGAAGGTGGTGAAGCCGGTGATTTTTATTACCGCTTACAACGAATACGCACTTGATGCCTTTAAAGTGAGCAGCATTGATTATTTATTGAAGCCCATTACGCTCACGGATTTAACAACCAGTTTGCAAAAATTAGAATCGCTGAGCGAGCAATTGCGCTGGAGCGAAAGCAAGAGCAACCAAGTGGTGGAGGTTATGGCAGGAAAAGAAAGGTCCATCAAAACGCGCTTCATGGTAAAGTTGGGCGACCATATCCGCTCGGTGACCACCGACCAAATCAGTCTGTTTTATGCCGATGGCCGAGATGTGTACCTGATTACCAACCAACTGAAAAAATTCATTATTGACTACACGCTAGAAAACTTAGAAGAAGTTTTGGATACGAAAATGTTTTATCGACTCAATCGATCGTACATTATCAACATCAATTCCATACAAGATGTGGTGGTGTATTCCAACAGCCGTTTAAAGATTACGCCTACCATTAAATGGGAACAAGAAATAATTGTGAGCCGCGAGAAAGTGAGCGAATTTAAAGAGTGGTTTGATGGAGACCATGGGTGA
- a CDS encoding histidine kinase yields the protein MNKLFIHNPFFRLLSGVIVGVMVYLLILLVNNTLGSVETIFSNEELYVCIALSYLSFEAMRLVIVLLKRWSNVHENKSFAIVQTIVTLVSSLLLVTLAISAYFKYLLGFSIGNGELNLFLIIFCFVGLLYNLLYFSQYYLQLENKELISQETKLREKLDADFFSFRSDINPDLLYESLENLILTIHHDSYAAEEQIDYLAGVYRYTLVNRHKELVSFSEELNSAKNLLALLNFKYDDCLAVKCSIPKESPIHLIPGSLMVTIDAIVRNTLISKKSPLLLSIYEEDDYIVLQHQLNDKLVLHTQSMDSFLRLQRSYSFFSDNTFVQVKAGNQHYIKFPAIGVLQNAELV from the coding sequence ATGAATAAACTGTTTATCCATAATCCGTTTTTCAGGCTACTCTCCGGAGTGATTGTCGGGGTAATGGTGTATCTGTTGATTCTGTTAGTGAACAATACGTTGGGAAGTGTAGAAACCATTTTCAGCAACGAAGAGTTATATGTATGCATTGCACTCAGCTACCTCTCTTTCGAAGCGATGCGGTTGGTGATTGTGCTGTTGAAGCGATGGAGCAACGTACACGAAAACAAATCTTTTGCGATTGTACAAACCATTGTCACCTTGGTTTCTTCGCTGCTATTGGTCACCCTTGCTATTTCCGCTTACTTCAAATATTTGTTGGGATTTTCCATCGGCAACGGTGAACTGAATTTATTTTTGATCATCTTTTGCTTTGTGGGATTGCTATATAATCTCTTGTACTTTTCGCAATACTATTTGCAGCTAGAAAACAAAGAATTGATTAGCCAAGAAACCAAGTTGCGCGAAAAGTTGGATGCTGATTTCTTTTCATTTCGCAGCGACATCAATCCCGATTTACTGTACGAGAGTTTAGAGAATTTGATTTTGACCATCCATCATGATTCGTATGCAGCGGAAGAGCAAATTGATTACCTGGCGGGCGTGTATCGCTATACGTTAGTGAATAGACATAAAGAGTTAGTGAGTTTTAGCGAAGAATTAAACTCTGCCAAAAACTTATTGGCCTTGCTCAACTTTAAGTACGATGATTGCCTTGCGGTGAAATGCTCCATTCCAAAAGAAAGCCCTATTCATTTGATACCCGGCTCGCTGATGGTGACCATCGATGCGATTGTACGCAATACGTTGATTTCAAAAAAATCGCCACTACTGCTATCGATTTATGAAGAAGACGATTACATTGTGCTGCAACATCAATTAAATGATAAACTAGTGCTGCATACTCAAAGCATGGATTCCTTTTTGCGCTTGCAACGCTCCTATTCATTCTTTAGTGACAACACGTTTGTGCAAGTGAAGGCTGGCAACCAGCATTATATCAAGTTTCCGGCCATCGGTGTTTTACAAAATGCTGAACTGGTATGA
- a CDS encoding histidine kinase, with amino-acid sequence MKQAFGNVWKLDSRKLLWRVAACSLLGAVFYIYLHVSASGKVPALKEHYQRYLLAILSTNLLGFLVLQIDGLLNQWLKWKTNFLLRFLVGFVFNVTLAVSLMYVVGRYALHTSQEELLKLCILYAITVFIYEIFYGWFYSYRHYAITQVDELKSNRLQLELQFESLKSQISPHYLFNCLNTISSLLFKDSKLAEEFIRRMAETFRYVVSNQKQQLVLLQEEIDFVRSYCFLLQVRFEQHLHLEINLPKSLMATKIPPLALQMLVENAVKHNQISKENALMVYISAIDNTYISVTNTKTKAINPAQSFKVGLDNIKQRYQFFTEEKVAVRDDEKFTVLLPVLKSAKPKTTNE; translated from the coding sequence ATGAAACAAGCCTTCGGCAATGTATGGAAGCTGGATTCGCGCAAACTTTTGTGGCGAGTGGCAGCTTGCTCACTGCTGGGTGCTGTGTTTTACATTTACTTGCACGTAAGCGCTTCTGGCAAAGTGCCCGCTTTAAAGGAACATTACCAGCGGTATCTGTTAGCCATTCTTTCTACCAATCTCCTGGGTTTTCTGGTTTTGCAGATTGATGGGCTGCTCAACCAATGGCTGAAATGGAAAACGAATTTTCTGTTACGCTTTTTGGTTGGCTTTGTTTTCAATGTTACGCTCGCTGTTTCACTGATGTATGTGGTAGGGCGCTATGCATTGCACACCAGTCAAGAAGAGTTATTAAAATTATGTATCCTATATGCCATCACGGTTTTTATCTATGAAATTTTTTACGGTTGGTTCTATTCCTATCGCCATTATGCCATCACACAAGTGGATGAACTGAAAAGCAACCGCCTGCAATTGGAATTACAGTTCGAGTCGCTGAAAAGCCAAATCAGTCCGCATTATTTGTTCAATTGCCTTAATACCATTTCTTCGCTTTTGTTTAAAGACAGCAAGTTGGCCGAGGAGTTCATCCGCAGAATGGCCGAAACCTTTCGCTATGTAGTGAGCAACCAAAAACAACAATTGGTGCTGCTGCAAGAAGAAATTGATTTTGTGCGGTCGTATTGCTTTTTGCTGCAAGTGCGATTTGAACAACACCTTCATTTGGAAATCAACTTGCCAAAGAGTTTGATGGCTACTAAAATCCCGCCACTGGCATTGCAGATGTTGGTAGAGAATGCCGTAAAACACAATCAAATTTCTAAAGAGAATGCACTGATGGTGTATATCTCCGCCATCGACAATACATACATCAGTGTGACCAATACCAAAACGAAAGCCATCAACCCCGCGCAAAGTTTTAAGGTAGGGTTAGATAACATCAAACAGCGCTACCAATTTTTTACAGAAGAAAAGGTGGCCGTGCGCGATGACGAGAAGTTTACAGTGCTATTGCCTGTGTTAAAATCGGCTAAGCCAAAAACAACGAATGAATAA
- a CDS encoding helix-turn-helix transcriptional regulator: METKNKRKKTVATFDELIESRHGKIGTKKRTDFEIKAKSFAIGEIIKEERRLANMTQDELADKTGTKKSFISRIENGHSDIQLSTLFKLIELGLGRKISLTIE; encoded by the coding sequence ATGGAAACAAAAAATAAAAGAAAGAAGACTGTAGCGACTTTTGATGAATTAATTGAAAGCCGACACGGAAAAATTGGGACTAAAAAACGGACAGATTTTGAGATCAAAGCTAAGTCCTTTGCAATTGGAGAAATAATTAAAGAAGAAAGACGACTTGCTAACATGACACAGGACGAGTTAGCAGATAAAACGGGGACAAAGAAGAGTTTTATTTCAAGAATTGAGAATGGACATAGCGACATTCAACTATCGACTTTGTTTAAATTAATTGAACTGGGACTTGGGAGAAAAATATCATTGACGATTGAGTGA